From a region of the Paenibacillus sp. FSL R10-2734 genome:
- the rsgA gene encoding ribosome small subunit-dependent GTPase A: MINLKTYGYTEIEAIPDGLLPGRVTELRRERFTVMTERDEVTAVLKGAFYHSVETRVDFPCVGDFVLLRYNESGDSFIVTVLPRRSKFSRADYSGHAVGYAKTVREQVVATNFDYVFILSSLNWDFNITRLMRYLTQVRQSGSQPVVILTKADLVEDYSLPLAEVTQSIPDVPVHAICSHTGLGLNQLATYLMPGKTVVFLGMSGVGKSSLLNALIEQDVMRVQAIREVDSRGRHTTTHRQLFMLPSGTMVIDTPGMRELGLFDAGEGIRASFTDVEEWFPQCRFADCRHQDEPGCAVLAALADGSLPRERWEHYVAQQHEHKYVQDKTSYLIDKRARNKTIAMSSKQTKKNGGWKK, translated from the coding sequence ATGATAAATCTGAAAACCTATGGCTATACAGAAATAGAAGCAATTCCCGACGGATTATTGCCCGGCAGGGTGACAGAGCTTCGGCGCGAGCGCTTCACGGTCATGACCGAGCGCGACGAAGTAACGGCGGTGCTCAAAGGAGCATTCTATCACAGCGTGGAAACACGCGTAGATTTTCCATGCGTCGGGGATTTCGTCTTGCTGCGCTACAACGAGAGCGGAGATTCGTTCATCGTTACGGTACTGCCCCGCCGTTCCAAGTTCTCACGCGCAGATTACTCAGGGCATGCCGTAGGCTACGCCAAAACCGTGCGGGAACAGGTCGTTGCAACCAACTTTGACTATGTGTTCATTCTTTCTTCTTTGAATTGGGATTTCAACATTACCCGCCTCATGCGGTACCTGACACAAGTCAGACAGAGCGGCAGTCAGCCAGTCGTCATTCTGACCAAGGCTGATCTCGTTGAAGATTATAGTCTCCCGCTCGCAGAAGTTACTCAAAGCATCCCTGATGTGCCAGTTCATGCGATCTGCAGTCATACCGGCCTGGGGCTGAACCAACTCGCTACCTACTTGATGCCTGGTAAAACAGTCGTCTTTCTCGGCATGTCCGGCGTCGGTAAATCATCTCTGCTCAATGCATTGATAGAACAGGACGTAATGAGGGTTCAGGCGATCCGAGAGGTTGATAGCCGGGGGCGGCATACGACAACGCATCGTCAACTGTTCATGCTCCCCTCCGGTACGATGGTCATCGATACGCCGGGAATGCGTGAGCTCGGGCTTTTTGATGCCGGCGAAGGCATACGTGCAAGCTTTACCGATGTGGAGGAATGGTTCCCGCAATGCCGGTTTGCAGATTGCCGCCATCAGGACGAGCCGGGCTGTGCCGTTCTCGCCGCGCTTGCCGACGGTTCGTTGCCGCGTGAACGGTGGGAGCATTATGTTGCCCAGCAGCATGAGCACAAGTATGTCCAAGATAAAACAAGCTACCTCATCGATAAGAGGGCTCGAAACAAAACGATAGCTATGTCAAGCAAGCAAACGAAGAAAAACGGAGGATGGAAGAAATGA
- a CDS encoding GNAT family N-acetyltransferase: MKKIREATKEEMLEIYKMGYDVWGDNLLYEEYITMCQASKKYKKGKWYVLEATDTKELLSSLIVYELNLSDDQIVKGIGSIATPLYLRKKGYASLLVKETINKLEQEEKCNNFFLYSDIGIEFYKELGFIVLPNEFQKYKDSVCMYYSKENDIDSIGFDIPDYF, encoded by the coding sequence TTGAAAAAAATTAGGGAAGCAACAAAAGAGGAAATGTTAGAAATTTATAAGATGGGCTATGATGTTTGGGGAGATAATTTGCTATATGAAGAATATATAACTATGTGCCAGGCTTCTAAAAAGTATAAAAAGGGAAAGTGGTACGTTCTTGAAGCAACAGATACAAAGGAACTATTAAGCTCCCTCATCGTATATGAACTAAATCTTTCTGATGACCAAATTGTAAAAGGCATTGGTTCAATTGCTACCCCTTTATATTTAAGAAAAAAAGGATATGCTTCTTTATTAGTCAAAGAAACGATAAATAAACTTGAACAGGAAGAAAAGTGTAACAACTTTTTCCTTTATAGTGATATTGGAATAGAATTTTACAAAGAATTAGGTTTTATTGTACTACCTAATGAGTTTCAAAAATATAAAGACAGTGTTTGTATGTATTACTCAAAAGAAAATGATATCGACTCCATAGGATTTGATATCCCCGATTACTTTTAA
- a CDS encoding VOC family protein — translation MPQEIWINLPVKDVERSTAFFNEIGFHAVSVGNERAKLDIGQTTILLFPDAAFEKFTGSKTADTSHSAEVIFSIGAESREEVDAFIQKAESAGGNIFGKPSEIDGWMYGAGFADLDGHRWNLLYMDERKMPKS, via the coding sequence ATGCCACAGGAGATCTGGATTAACCTGCCGGTCAAAGATGTTGAGAGGTCAACTGCCTTTTTCAATGAGATTGGATTCCATGCAGTTAGCGTTGGTAACGAGAGAGCCAAGCTTGACATAGGCCAAACAACGATTCTGCTGTTCCCGGATGCGGCGTTTGAGAAATTCACAGGTTCTAAAACCGCAGATACTTCCCATAGCGCAGAAGTAATATTCTCCATTGGCGCTGAAAGCAGAGAAGAAGTAGATGCCTTTATTCAAAAAGCAGAGTCTGCCGGAGGAAACATCTTTGGCAAGCCGAGTGAAATTGACGGCTGGATGTACGGCGCAGGATTTGCCGACCTGGACGGTCACCGCTGGAACCTGCTGTACATGGATGAGAGAAAAATGCCTAAAAGCTAA
- a CDS encoding LysR family transcriptional regulator — translation MENFIAVCEELHFTRAAEKLGISQPTLSQQIRALEDELGVPLFDRVGKKIVMTQAGNLFLEHCVQMIRHLQNTQDALTEFRNDQRGRLVIGVLPSDLDYRLTPLLVNFHQRFPKVQLKVISSIYVLNQVLDNEVDIGIEITSAPDDRLIRIPLCSEEYVLVVSENHDWAERSTIGIQELRNIQTVMFPEGFTGRELVDGYCRKYGFSLNTIMETSSATSIISLVKANIGGTLLPYRLIQMMNEPTLHCIRITDDPPYRHFEIIHRSDRFLTKSAKAFIEKTIEYFN, via the coding sequence ATGGAAAACTTCATTGCGGTGTGTGAAGAGCTTCATTTTACACGAGCAGCTGAGAAACTCGGCATATCTCAACCTACGTTAAGCCAACAAATACGTGCGTTGGAGGATGAACTCGGTGTTCCCTTATTTGACCGAGTCGGCAAAAAGATTGTGATGACCCAGGCAGGAAATCTGTTTCTGGAGCACTGTGTACAGATGATTCGGCATTTACAGAATACCCAGGATGCGTTAACTGAATTCCGCAATGATCAACGAGGTCGGTTGGTAATTGGTGTTCTCCCTTCCGATCTGGACTATCGGCTCACCCCATTGCTCGTGAATTTTCATCAACGATTCCCCAAGGTACAACTGAAGGTTATCTCTTCGATCTATGTCTTGAATCAAGTGCTGGATAATGAAGTAGACATCGGCATCGAGATCACGTCTGCTCCTGATGATCGGCTTATACGCATTCCTTTGTGCAGTGAAGAATATGTACTCGTCGTTTCCGAGAATCATGATTGGGCTGAACGTAGTACGATTGGAATCCAGGAACTGCGAAATATCCAAACTGTGATGTTCCCCGAAGGATTTACAGGCAGAGAACTGGTTGATGGCTATTGCCGTAAATATGGATTCAGTTTAAATACGATCATGGAGACCAGTTCGGCTACTTCCATTATTAGCTTGGTTAAAGCCAACATCGGAGGAACATTGCTGCCTTATCGTTTGATCCAAATGATGAATGAACCAACACTACACTGCATCCGAATTACAGACGATCCGCCATACCGTCATTTTGAGATCATTCATAGGTCCGACCGTTTTCTGACAAAATCGGCCAAGGCATTTATTGAGAAAACTATCGAGTATTTCAATTAA
- a CDS encoding MFS transporter, with amino-acid sequence MKLFYIVLALILASLNLRPPITSISPLMSTVQNDLSISGITASLLTTLPVLCMGIFAPFSVRLSRKWGNEGAIALALILIGLGTGLRWFVGTTPLMMFTSFLSGVGIALAGPLLSSFIKQYFPDRVAAMVGIYSTAMVMGASISVGLSVPLQHTLGGSWRGSLAVWAFLAAIALPIWLRLAWSARIDRQSGKISSVLNSPLPVNNKRAWMLTLFFGLMAAIFYSLTAWLAPAIQSQGYSQETAGNIQTLFTLISLPSTLFIPMLVHRYQRRVFWLVGCALLELTGVLMLNISVSPWLAAIPLGIGAGGLFPIALMLPIDETSNAQEASSWSAMTQSGGYILGALGPLAIGWLHDATGSFVQAFYGLAVIIVLQIIVQLAIGNKKKFSSELG; translated from the coding sequence ATGAAACTTTTTTATATCGTCCTGGCGCTTATCCTGGCTTCACTGAATTTACGACCACCCATTACTTCCATTTCACCTCTAATGAGCACCGTGCAGAATGATCTGAGTATAAGCGGGATTACCGCCAGTCTGTTAACCACACTTCCGGTATTATGCATGGGCATATTTGCTCCGTTCTCCGTAAGATTAAGCAGAAAGTGGGGAAATGAGGGCGCAATTGCTCTGGCTTTAATCCTCATTGGGTTAGGTACGGGATTACGATGGTTTGTTGGTACAACTCCATTGATGATGTTCACTTCTTTTCTGTCCGGTGTAGGAATAGCATTGGCAGGGCCGCTATTATCCAGCTTCATTAAGCAGTACTTCCCTGACCGAGTGGCAGCTATGGTGGGTATCTACTCTACAGCGATGGTGATGGGGGCCAGCATTAGTGTGGGATTATCGGTTCCGCTTCAGCATACGCTGGGTGGTTCGTGGAGGGGCTCGTTGGCTGTATGGGCATTTCTCGCAGCCATTGCATTGCCGATCTGGTTGAGATTAGCCTGGTCTGCGCGCATAGATCGACAATCCGGTAAAATCTCGAGTGTACTTAATTCACCACTTCCGGTGAACAACAAGCGTGCCTGGATGTTGACATTATTCTTCGGGCTGATGGCAGCGATCTTCTACTCGTTGACCGCTTGGCTTGCGCCAGCAATCCAAAGCCAGGGGTATAGTCAAGAGACGGCCGGCAACATCCAAACCTTATTTACATTGATATCTCTGCCCTCTACGTTGTTCATTCCCATGCTTGTACACCGTTACCAAAGACGTGTATTCTGGCTTGTCGGGTGTGCGTTATTAGAGTTGACGGGTGTCCTGATGCTGAACATATCCGTTAGCCCCTGGCTCGCGGCGATTCCACTCGGAATTGGAGCAGGTGGACTGTTCCCGATTGCACTGATGTTGCCCATTGATGAAACAAGCAATGCTCAGGAAGCCAGTAGCTGGTCCGCAATGACCCAATCTGGTGGCTACATTCTCGGAGCGCTTGGGCCGCTAGCCATTGGCTGGCTCCATGATGCAACGGGCAGCTTCGTCCAAGCATTCTATGGTTTGGCTGTAATCATCGTGCTTCAGATTATCGTTCAATTGGCTATAGGCAACAAAAAAAAGTTCTCCAGCGAGTTAGGATAA
- a CDS encoding glutathione peroxidase, with translation MSIYDFQAKSINGEPVELSIYRGKVLLILNTASRCSYSRQLPDLQRLYEIHHEQGFEILGFPCNQFNEKEPESNSEVHEYCESNFGVKFPLFEKVEVRGPSAHPLFKYLTQQAPFQGFDTETSGGQWMQDFLEEKYPDIYVGDGIKWNFSKFLIDRNGHIYGRYETTTEPFDIELFIESLLLK, from the coding sequence ATGTCTATTTATGATTTTCAAGCGAAGTCAATTAATGGTGAGCCTGTTGAATTGTCAATTTATCGTGGAAAAGTTCTACTTATTCTGAACACTGCCAGTAGATGCAGCTATTCTCGCCAATTACCTGATCTTCAAAGGCTTTACGAAATTCACCATGAGCAAGGGTTTGAAATACTAGGTTTTCCTTGTAACCAATTCAACGAGAAAGAGCCAGAGAGCAACTCGGAAGTACATGAATATTGTGAGAGCAACTTTGGAGTTAAGTTTCCTTTATTCGAGAAAGTTGAGGTTAGGGGACCGTCTGCTCATCCGTTATTTAAATATTTAACACAGCAAGCACCATTTCAAGGATTCGATACTGAGACATCAGGTGGTCAATGGATGCAGGATTTTCTGGAGGAAAAGTATCCGGACATATATGTCGGTGACGGGATCAAGTGGAATTTCTCAAAGTTTTTAATCGATCGAAACGGCCATATATATGGTAGATATGAAACTACGACTGAACCATTTGACATAGAGTTATTTATTGAATCACTTCTTTTAAAGTAA
- a CDS encoding dihydrofolate reductase family protein, with amino-acid sequence MRKLVLFLHASLDGFVEGPNGEMDIGWVSYDADLENHAKEILSTSDTVIWGRGTYQMMHSYWPSVPSNPSASQHERNHAEWIEKTAKIVFSTTLEKVEWNNSRLVKEDVVEEINNLKQQPGKDMVILGSPRFAHHLMQLDLIDEYKITVSPVLIGKGLPLFQGLKEKINLKLIENKTFDSGAIGLVYQTVR; translated from the coding sequence ATGAGAAAACTCGTTCTATTTCTTCACGCATCGCTTGACGGTTTTGTAGAAGGGCCGAATGGTGAAATGGACATAGGCTGGGTTTCCTACGATGCTGATTTGGAGAATCATGCGAAAGAAATTCTGAGTACTTCCGACACTGTCATTTGGGGACGTGGGACTTATCAGATGATGCACAGTTACTGGCCATCTGTGCCTTCGAACCCATCAGCTTCGCAGCATGAACGGAATCATGCCGAGTGGATCGAAAAGACAGCCAAAATCGTTTTTTCCACGACGCTGGAGAAAGTCGAATGGAATAATTCCAGACTCGTGAAAGAAGATGTCGTGGAAGAGATCAATAACCTCAAACAGCAGCCAGGCAAGGATATGGTCATCCTCGGCAGTCCTAGGTTCGCACACCACCTTATGCAGCTTGATTTAATTGATGAGTATAAAATTACGGTTTCTCCCGTCCTGATCGGTAAGGGATTGCCGTTATTCCAAGGTCTCAAGGAGAAGATCAATCTTAAGCTAATAGAAAACAAGACCTTTGATTCTGGAGCCATAGGTCTCGTTTACCAGACGGTAAGATGA
- a CDS encoding DUF3885 domain-containing protein → MNIVKEFMAHGPYIRFELGLENLMDEAYRNEGLRRASAIWRSIFDPEDDVIFMHRTSYGTNEKRVGKIRLKRFFKTQLKQMLLSTLPYELDESDDELYTKEWSVEIKAKEIRISYVLESIENADFMRKPNSDGQIYLYNKTKGILFHMYDDRGCDVFSSDKGKLLSLYHQHRKWILDYNRYQIDNLIGEGLAGITETEEERKNRWQLDDSKVSPSGINLRCVNTCLISHFFEIPSVNADKFENEISFTSFDIRRNSIVGNQVSFIASKTQALALIDSQTHLMSMYGKKYGTYTGWSFERV, encoded by the coding sequence TTGAATATTGTAAAAGAATTCATGGCGCATGGTCCTTATATTCGTTTTGAACTAGGACTCGAAAATTTGATGGATGAAGCGTATAGAAACGAAGGTCTTCGTCGTGCGAGTGCCATTTGGCGTTCCATATTCGATCCTGAAGATGATGTGATTTTTATGCATCGCACCAGCTATGGTACCAATGAAAAACGAGTCGGAAAAATACGATTAAAGCGTTTTTTCAAAACACAATTGAAACAAATGCTATTGAGCACTTTGCCGTATGAGTTAGATGAATCTGATGACGAACTTTACACGAAAGAATGGTCCGTTGAGATTAAAGCAAAAGAAATCCGAATATCGTACGTACTCGAATCCATTGAAAACGCCGATTTCATGCGTAAACCGAACTCCGACGGTCAAATTTACCTCTACAACAAAACAAAGGGTATTTTGTTTCACATGTATGACGATCGTGGCTGTGATGTTTTCAGTTCCGACAAAGGCAAACTTCTATCTCTCTACCACCAGCATAGAAAATGGATCTTGGACTATAACCGTTACCAAATTGACAACCTTATCGGAGAAGGACTCGCTGGCATCACTGAAACAGAGGAAGAACGAAAGAATCGATGGCAACTTGATGACAGTAAAGTTTCTCCTTCCGGAATCAATCTTAGATGTGTGAATACTTGTCTCATATCGCATTTTTTTGAGATTCCTTCAGTTAACGCCGATAAGTTTGAAAATGAAATTTCATTCACGTCGTTCGATATTCGACGAAACTCAATAGTGGGTAATCAAGTCTCGTTTATAGCTAGCAAGACGCAAGCCCTGGCGCTTATTGATTCTCAAACGCATCTCATGAGTATGTATGGCAAAAAATACGGGACCTATACCGGTTGGAGTTTTGAAAGAGTATAA
- a CDS encoding GNAT family N-acetyltransferase, producing MEYSIRAADEEDINGLCNIRNNKDLFVKYLKQHKSKEVYLAVAAEDNTILGFGVLKLKGSLLPKLSDLYVKDIYRGKGVGTDLIRYREEIAKSLGYSDLIVSVDPIENPKMIKLITKHGYEAISEPYIKTAIFYNDDGTTYEKTYSRIDLKRSLN from the coding sequence ATGGAATACAGTATAAGAGCGGCGGATGAAGAAGATATTAATGGCTTATGTAATATTAGAAATAATAAGGACTTGTTTGTTAAGTATTTGAAACAACATAAAAGTAAGGAAGTATATTTGGCGGTAGCCGCGGAAGACAATACAATTCTAGGTTTTGGTGTTCTAAAACTAAAGGGGAGTTTATTACCCAAATTAAGTGACCTTTATGTAAAGGATATTTATCGTGGCAAAGGAGTCGGTACAGATTTAATAAGATATCGCGAGGAAATTGCAAAAAGTCTTGGATATTCTGATTTAATCGTTAGTGTTGACCCAATAGAAAATCCAAAGATGATAAAGCTCATTACAAAACACGGGTACGAGGCTATTTCCGAACCATATATTAAAACTGCTATTTTCTACAATGATGACGGGACTACTTATGAGAAAACTTATTCAAGAATTGACTTGAAGAGGTCGTTAAACTAA
- a CDS encoding class I SAM-dependent methyltransferase: protein MDKNSGYRTNVIGAGEVGVAFSVDMDKKVIHETNSLFWDTKGNDVLGATALPLYGAFVSEEQCQLFGDVSGKKMLEIGCGSGQSLQYHGERKASELWGMDLSENQIEKTRQYLTACSLSAKLICSPMEEKCGIPEDYFDFVYSIYAIGWTTDLEGTFCRIASYLKKDGVFIFSWSHPIHKCVVAENDMLVFKKCYFDESWYSVSLDESTLTLSDRKLSTYVNALSRAGFVIEEMIEQSEDEIMQLRDDNDDFAKKAKMLPVTFVIKARKL, encoded by the coding sequence ATGGACAAAAATTCTGGTTATAGAACAAACGTTATAGGCGCTGGTGAAGTTGGCGTCGCTTTCTCGGTCGACATGGACAAGAAAGTTATTCATGAAACAAACAGCTTATTTTGGGATACAAAAGGAAATGATGTTTTAGGAGCAACCGCACTTCCTTTATATGGAGCATTTGTATCAGAAGAACAATGCCAACTTTTTGGTGATGTTTCAGGAAAAAAGATGTTGGAGATAGGCTGTGGTAGCGGTCAATCTTTGCAATATCACGGGGAACGTAAAGCATCTGAACTATGGGGTATGGACCTATCAGAAAACCAAATCGAAAAGACAAGGCAATATTTGACGGCGTGTAGTCTTTCAGCAAAATTAATCTGTTCTCCCATGGAAGAAAAATGTGGCATACCAGAGGATTATTTCGACTTTGTTTATTCGATTTATGCAATAGGCTGGACCACCGACCTCGAGGGTACTTTTTGCAGGATTGCTTCTTACCTAAAAAAAGACGGCGTATTTATTTTCAGTTGGTCTCACCCTATACATAAATGTGTTGTTGCAGAAAATGATATGCTTGTATTTAAAAAATGTTATTTCGATGAATCTTGGTATTCGGTATCTCTTGACGAAAGTACGCTAACACTATCGGACCGTAAACTATCAACTTATGTGAATGCGCTCTCAAGAGCGGGTTTTGTCATTGAAGAAATGATTGAGCAATCTGAAGATGAAATTATGCAATTGCGGGACGATAACGACGATTTTGCAAAAAAAGCAAAGATGCTTCCTGTAACTTTTGTAATCAAGGCAAGAAAACTATAG
- a CDS encoding glyoxalase: MIKGFGGIFWRTKNLEVIKKWYSEVLKIEIDNWNGTVIKPQLGNETIFSFFTEDDSYFPTEQQVMLNFQVHNIDETIKHLEQIAVPLAKKKEISEFGKFIWIEDPEGRLVELWEK, encoded by the coding sequence ATGATAAAAGGTTTTGGAGGAATATTTTGGAGAACTAAGAATCTTGAGGTTATAAAAAAATGGTACAGTGAGGTGTTGAAGATTGAAATAGATAATTGGAATGGGACTGTGATAAAACCCCAATTAGGAAATGAGACGATCTTTTCGTTCTTTACCGAAGATGATAGTTATTTTCCTACAGAACAACAAGTGATGTTAAATTTCCAAGTACACAATATAGACGAGACTATTAAGCATCTTGAACAAATTGCTGTACCACTTGCAAAGAAAAAAGAGATTAGTGAATTTGGAAAGTTTATTTGGATTGAAGATCCTGAAGGTAGACTGGTCGAACTTTGGGAGAAATAA
- a CDS encoding MarR family transcriptional regulator has protein sequence MNNNNNKKINDIEAIPSLVQSKRQIDRYNLDIDAQAILVASRLMAAGAKLGHASEIHFSRFGLSTGRYRLLADLEDNEGEELPSQLAEHLGVTRATVTGLIDILERDGLVSRRASSEDGRQRTVILTEEGAKKLREMAPEHFARLEAMVGLLNIDERSVFLDLLDRVTQGISALTGELGSKPKGNISNE, from the coding sequence ATGAACAACAACAATAATAAAAAAATAAATGACATTGAAGCTATTCCCTCGCTTGTACAATCCAAGCGTCAGATTGATCGCTATAACCTAGACATAGACGCACAGGCTATACTCGTCGCGTCTAGGCTAATGGCAGCGGGAGCCAAGCTTGGACATGCCTCGGAGATTCATTTCTCTAGATTCGGTTTATCAACAGGGCGATATCGTTTATTGGCAGATCTTGAAGATAACGAAGGAGAAGAGTTGCCTTCGCAATTAGCGGAGCATCTAGGTGTTACACGTGCTACAGTGACTGGTCTTATCGACATTCTTGAACGAGATGGCCTAGTATCTCGGCGAGCAAGCTCAGAAGATGGCCGTCAGAGAACGGTCATTTTGACGGAAGAAGGAGCGAAGAAGCTCCGTGAAATGGCTCCAGAGCATTTCGCTCGGCTGGAAGCGATGGTGGGCTTACTCAATATCGATGAGCGAAGCGTATTTCTCGACTTGCTAGACCGAGTTACACAAGGCATCTCAGCACTTACGGGCGAGCTAGGCTCGAAACCAAAGGGAAACATCAGTAATGAGTAG
- a CDS encoding SDR family oxidoreductase yields the protein MIVIMGATGTIGSALLERLVDLGIPIKALSREPEKLLDQIGEKGRSTIEVAFVDASDPESLRRAFTDASQLFLAMSNSPRQIELETSIIQIAAESGIRHIVKISSPAFEQSSPVAVAGWHQEIEKTLRESGLIHTVLRPYAFMQNLMRLAPTIRTQNVFFGSMGDSPCNFIDCRDIADVAAEVLTNREVSGQIYTLTGSEIFSYPQIANQISALLNRPISYINMEPQVLLRNLIEHGHMPSWLANHVVEIQTMSTVVPESPNDTVKRLLGREPRTLDAFLHEYVENFR from the coding sequence ATGATAGTTATTATGGGAGCAACAGGTACGATAGGTAGTGCGCTTTTGGAACGTTTGGTTGATCTTGGCATACCTATTAAGGCGCTGAGCAGAGAGCCTGAGAAATTGCTTGATCAGATAGGAGAAAAAGGTCGATCGACTATCGAGGTCGCTTTTGTGGATGCTTCCGACCCCGAATCGCTGCGCCGCGCGTTTACAGATGCTAGTCAGCTCTTCCTTGCCATGTCCAACAGTCCAAGACAAATCGAATTGGAAACTTCGATCATTCAGATTGCCGCCGAATCTGGAATCAGACACATCGTAAAAATATCCAGCCCTGCCTTTGAGCAAAGCTCTCCAGTGGCAGTGGCGGGCTGGCATCAAGAAATTGAGAAAACGCTGAGGGAATCGGGTCTCATCCACACCGTATTGCGTCCTTATGCATTCATGCAAAACTTAATGCGCCTTGCGCCAACGATCAGAACCCAAAATGTTTTCTTCGGCTCCATGGGCGATTCACCATGTAATTTCATTGACTGTCGCGATATCGCAGATGTTGCCGCAGAAGTTCTGACCAACCGCGAGGTATCCGGTCAAATATATACGCTTACTGGTTCGGAGATTTTCAGTTATCCCCAGATCGCGAATCAAATATCTGCCCTGCTTAATCGGCCGATAAGTTACATCAACATGGAGCCCCAAGTACTACTCCGTAATCTTATCGAACACGGGCATATGCCTTCTTGGCTCGCGAACCACGTTGTGGAAATTCAAACCATGTCTACGGTTGTACCAGAAAGTCCAAATGACACTGTAAAGCGCTTGCTTGGCAGAGAGCCACGCACATTAGACGCCTTCCTGCATGAGTATGTAGAAAATTTCCGGTAG
- a CDS encoding DUF4367 domain-containing protein, with the protein MFKWIISLIFIFTLSIGINNELLFASTKTTLAFSNVELDKLKNVSDFKLLVPSYSVQSYKLEIKEPYPLVLSQSVSKVILYFFDESGQTYLFGIEEHKAVGHKINRVVTNIDVRNQISTTRTIVEDFKFNERGEKININGIEGRFEAWANHTPGGYLRWVQNGTFIEIDSGDLTKEEMVELAKSMKMNTWLN; encoded by the coding sequence ATGTTTAAATGGATTATTTCATTGATTTTTATCTTTACACTGTCTATCGGAATCAACAATGAACTACTCTTCGCATCAACTAAAACTACGCTAGCTTTTTCAAATGTGGAATTGGACAAGCTGAAAAATGTTTCGGATTTCAAACTACTAGTGCCGTCATACTCGGTACAAAGCTATAAGTTAGAAATTAAGGAACCATATCCGCTTGTTCTTAGTCAATCCGTTTCGAAAGTTATACTTTATTTTTTTGATGAATCAGGACAGACATATTTGTTTGGAATTGAAGAACATAAGGCGGTTGGTCATAAAATAAACCGAGTTGTCACGAACATCGATGTTCGTAACCAAATAAGTACAACAAGAACTATAGTGGAGGATTTTAAATTTAATGAACGTGGAGAGAAAATTAACATAAATGGAATCGAAGGACGGTTTGAAGCATGGGCAAATCATACACCAGGAGGATACTTACGTTGGGTACAAAATGGTACTTTCATTGAAATCGACAGCGGAGATTTGACTAAAGAGGAAATGGTCGAGTTAGCAAAATCAATGAAAATGAATACGTGGTTGAACTAA
- a CDS encoding TetR/AcrR family transcriptional regulator — translation MPRSKEQFEEMRNATREKIHSAAMKLFVHQGFGSTNVQEIADTAGISIGLLYRHYKTKDQLFNELVAYAVEGLKRNITFFESDDSPKKLLAQFVDEVYTDMINGEELANLLILINQSLLAGTVTGSKHYEEILHVNARLLDSTAQLIRKGQQLGEFHSGDAQEMAVLFYASIQGLAQMKVLLKSNFTMPSPSILTAFLLKERK, via the coding sequence TTGCCACGTAGCAAGGAACAGTTTGAAGAAATGCGCAATGCCACTAGGGAAAAAATTCATTCAGCTGCGATGAAGTTATTTGTTCATCAAGGTTTCGGCTCTACGAATGTTCAAGAAATCGCGGATACAGCTGGCATTAGTATTGGGCTGCTGTATCGTCATTACAAAACGAAGGATCAGTTATTTAACGAATTGGTTGCCTACGCTGTTGAAGGATTGAAACGTAATATTACTTTTTTTGAATCCGATGATTCCCCTAAAAAGTTATTGGCACAGTTTGTCGACGAAGTCTACACTGACATGATTAATGGGGAGGAACTAGCCAATCTGCTGATCCTTATTAATCAATCACTATTAGCTGGAACTGTTACAGGCTCAAAACATTATGAAGAGATCCTCCATGTAAATGCCAGACTGCTTGATTCTACAGCACAGCTCATTCGCAAGGGTCAGCAGCTTGGGGAATTTCACTCGGGTGATGCACAGGAAATGGCTGTCCTTTTTTATGCATCGATTCAAGGCTTGGCACAGATGAAAGTATTACTAAAGAGCAACTTTACTATGCCCTCGCCATCTATCCTCACCGCATTTCTATTGAAGGAAAGGAAGTGA